In the Candidatus Omnitrophota bacterium genome, one interval contains:
- a CDS encoding MFS transporter — protein sequence MLRLFTHANNKNFVRLWFAQLIAQFGDRIHQMALVGLIAHRSPNSAVDLAKILAFTILPVFVIQPFAGVFVDRWDRRKTLFLCDILRGLLVLTIPFVFLNKDSMVPIYCVVFLIFSLSRLYVPAKMSILPDIVDEEHLLMANSLMTTTGMIAFALGASIGGFIVEAWGARNGFIINSATFFISAMLVFSIDMKFRLKLDKEKLLKTSHEMLDAIQKSFFQEMKEGFLYIVRHKEIRFIINMLFILLAAAGAIQVVGIVFIQQSFDSITRDLGVMAVVLGGGLFTGALIYGKFGKKIAWYKTIFLCLLLGGAMLIVFAYNVHAKADFLMACLLAYGFGMIVGPIFLAANTVAMHVAEEKMRGKVFSFLEIVIHLAYLLAMMVSSFLADRIERFWILMAVGVIFAVVGVVGMIRYHKGRGLAIGPG from the coding sequence ATGCTCCGTCTATTCACACACGCCAACAACAAAAATTTCGTCCGGCTCTGGTTCGCCCAGCTGATCGCCCAGTTCGGCGACCGCATCCACCAGATGGCCCTGGTGGGGCTGATCGCCCACCGGTCCCCCAACTCCGCCGTCGATCTTGCCAAGATCCTCGCCTTCACCATCCTGCCGGTTTTCGTGATCCAGCCGTTCGCCGGCGTTTTCGTGGACCGCTGGGACCGCCGCAAGACGCTCTTTCTCTGCGACATCCTGCGGGGACTGCTGGTCCTGACCATCCCGTTTGTGTTCCTCAACAAAGATTCCATGGTCCCGATCTACTGCGTCGTGTTCCTGATCTTCAGCCTGAGCCGCCTGTATGTCCCGGCCAAGATGTCCATCCTGCCGGACATCGTGGATGAAGAACACCTGCTCATGGCCAATTCCCTGATGACCACCACCGGCATGATCGCCTTCGCCCTCGGCGCCTCCATCGGCGGCTTCATCGTCGAGGCCTGGGGGGCCAGGAACGGCTTCATCATCAACTCGGCCACGTTTTTCATCTCCGCGATGCTGGTGTTCTCCATCGACATGAAATTCCGCCTCAAGCTCGACAAGGAAAAACTCCTCAAAACCAGCCATGAGATGCTGGACGCCATCCAGAAGTCGTTTTTCCAGGAGATGAAAGAGGGGTTCCTCTACATCGTCAGGCACAAAGAGATCCGCTTCATCATCAACATGCTCTTTATCCTCCTGGCGGCCGCGGGCGCGATCCAGGTCGTGGGCATCGTCTTCATCCAGCAATCCTTCGACTCCATCACCAGGGACCTCGGCGTCATGGCCGTTGTTCTGGGCGGCGGTCTCTTCACCGGGGCATTGATCTACGGAAAATTCGGCAAAAAAATCGCCTGGTACAAGACGATCTTCCTCTGCCTGCTTCTGGGCGGCGCCATGCTCATCGTCTTCGCCTACAACGTCCATGCCAAGGCCGATTTTCTCATGGCCTGCCTGCTGGCCTACGGCTTCGGCATGATCGTCGGCCCGATCTTCCTCGCCGCCAACACCGTGGCCATGCACGTCGCCGAAGAAAAGATGAGAGGGAAGGTATTCAGTTTCCTGGAGATCGTGATCCATCTGGCCTATCTGCTGGCCATGATGGTCAGCTCGTTCCTGGCCGACCGCATCGAACGGTTCTGGATCCTGATGGCCGTGGGCGTGATCTTCGCTGTCGTTGGGGTCGTAGGCATGATCCGCTACCACAAAGGCAGAGGCCTTGCCATCGGGCCGGGGTGA
- a CDS encoding tetratricopeptide repeat protein, with amino-acid sequence MGFETLKKPPVALLGIFLLTFAAYAFAVQGTFKTMDDEVSIVRNEDIRSFANIGKLFTSSFFGDKSYHRPMIMVSFMAEYHLWGLNAMLYYVTNILLHAANAALVFAILRLVLGRAEAALFGALLFAIHPVQWEAVSNIPGRSNLLCGFFYLSAFWAYLSAGRLWWKYGIALALFTLGLFSKESAGMLPALIIAYAFFFRSDRRPFLKSLIPVLPFIAVEAAYVFFRRHLGITEVFYWASIPGLFLGFMTFLRGVITYFRLFLLPVDLQFDRSREIYTSFSDPGLWLTLAFFAAGAVLVIASRRKLGPVALFLVCWFFIDLVPVSQIFASIGVQPGYISVAEHFLYTPTVPAMALAVLGLGKLLRLNREKKRVSPRVLRLGLAGLFAFYYLLTIQHNIYSSNEIAMFERTLAITPLNVRIRNSLATSYARLGNYIESEKHFRKTLEDFPLNAWARIGLGKALCDQGKYWECVLEYEKVQDPGKFQELLDDNVHLTYGILLREQQKKLQADPLNSQLHYGLGIVYSKTGDFPGAMAEFEETVRLRPDFREGLFNLGSVYEAAGRLAEAAAVYERMLALGAPDDELTRHAYLHLAEIYGKLGDNDNAARYQGLAGGLVP; translated from the coding sequence ATGGGATTTGAAACGCTGAAAAAACCTCCCGTCGCCCTCCTGGGGATCTTCCTTTTGACCTTCGCGGCCTACGCCTTCGCCGTCCAGGGCACGTTTAAGACCATGGACGACGAGGTCTCCATCGTCCGCAACGAGGACATCCGCAGTTTCGCCAACATCGGCAAACTTTTCACCTCCTCGTTCTTCGGCGACAAATCCTACCACCGCCCCATGATCATGGTCAGTTTCATGGCCGAGTACCACCTCTGGGGCCTGAACGCCATGCTCTATTACGTCACCAATATTCTTTTGCACGCCGCCAACGCCGCGCTGGTTTTCGCAATCCTTCGCCTTGTCCTCGGACGGGCCGAAGCCGCGCTGTTCGGCGCCCTGCTGTTTGCCATTCATCCGGTCCAGTGGGAAGCCGTGTCCAACATCCCCGGCCGCTCCAATCTCCTCTGCGGCTTCTTCTATTTAAGCGCGTTCTGGGCCTATCTTTCCGCCGGGCGTCTTTGGTGGAAATACGGGATCGCCCTGGCCCTGTTCACCCTCGGCCTTTTCAGCAAAGAATCCGCCGGTATGCTGCCCGCCCTGATCATCGCTTACGCGTTTTTCTTCCGGTCCGACCGGCGCCCGTTTTTAAAATCGCTCATCCCGGTCCTGCCGTTCATCGCCGTCGAGGCCGCGTACGTGTTTTTCCGCAGGCACCTCGGCATCACCGAAGTGTTCTACTGGGCCTCCATCCCCGGCCTGTTCCTCGGCTTCATGACGTTCCTGCGCGGCGTCATCACCTATTTCCGTCTGTTCCTTCTGCCCGTCGATCTCCAGTTTGACCGTTCCCGGGAAATTTACACAAGCTTCTCGGACCCCGGCCTGTGGCTGACGCTGGCGTTTTTTGCCGCCGGCGCCGTCCTCGTCATCGCCTCCCGCCGGAAACTCGGCCCGGTCGCGCTGTTTCTCGTCTGCTGGTTTTTTATCGACCTTGTCCCCGTGTCGCAGATCTTCGCCTCCATCGGCGTCCAGCCGGGCTACATCTCGGTCGCCGAGCATTTTCTCTATACCCCGACGGTGCCGGCCATGGCCCTGGCCGTGCTCGGGCTTGGCAAACTGCTCCGCCTCAACCGCGAAAAGAAACGCGTCTCGCCCAGGGTCCTCCGCCTGGGGCTCGCCGGCCTGTTCGCGTTCTATTATCTTCTCACCATCCAGCACAACATCTATTCCAGCAACGAAATCGCCATGTTTGAGCGCACCCTGGCCATCACCCCCCTGAACGTCCGCATCCGCAATTCCCTGGCCACGTCCTACGCCCGTCTGGGAAATTACATCGAATCCGAAAAGCACTTCCGCAAAACCCTGGAAGATTTTCCCCTCAACGCCTGGGCCCGCATCGGCCTCGGCAAGGCCCTGTGCGATCAGGGCAAATATTGGGAATGCGTCCTCGAATACGAAAAGGTCCAGGACCCCGGCAAATTCCAGGAGCTTCTCGACGATAACGTCCACCTCACCTACGGCATCCTCCTGCGCGAACAGCAGAAAAAACTCCAGGCCGACCCCCTGAACTCCCAGCTGCACTACGGGCTCGGCATCGTGTATTCCAAGACTGGCGATTTTCCCGGGGCCATGGCCGAGTTCGAAGAAACGGTCCGGCTCCGGCCCGATTTCCGCGAAGGGCTTTTCAACCTGGGTTCCGTCTATGAAGCCGCCGGCCGCCTGGCCGAAGCCGCCGCGGTGTACGAGCGCATGCTCGCGCTGGGCGCCCCCGACGACGAACTCACCCGCCACGCGTATCTCCACCTGGCGGAGATTTACGGAAAACTCGGTGATAACGATAATGCCGCCCGCTACCAGGGGCTGGCCGGCGGCCTGGTGCCGTAA
- the purN gene encoding phosphoribosylglycinamide formyltransferase, with protein MKFAVLISGNGSNLQAIIDAVKRGEIKAELGLVVSSNHNAYGLKRAEAAGIKTKVFSAKDYTNRQSVDRDMIICLKEEGIDFIVLAGYMRLLTPYFIKHYPQKILNVHPSLLPSFKGIVGIKDAFTYGVKITGVTIHYVDDKMDHGPIIAQETVRVAEDDTLETLTEKVHRTEHRVYPKAIALFVENRLKIKGRKVKTLDKPAPVEEAAPPAPAADTAPPAEKT; from the coding sequence ATGAAATTTGCTGTGCTCATTTCCGGGAACGGGTCCAACCTGCAGGCCATCATCGACGCGGTCAAGCGCGGCGAGATCAAAGCCGAGCTCGGGCTCGTGGTGTCCAGCAACCATAACGCTTACGGCCTGAAACGGGCGGAAGCCGCCGGCATCAAGACCAAGGTCTTCAGCGCCAAGGATTACACCAACCGCCAGAGCGTCGACCGCGACATGATCATCTGCCTCAAGGAAGAGGGCATCGACTTCATCGTCCTCGCCGGCTACATGAGGCTCCTCACTCCGTACTTCATCAAACATTACCCGCAAAAGATCCTCAACGTCCATCCGTCGCTTTTACCGTCCTTCAAAGGGATCGTCGGCATCAAAGACGCCTTCACCTACGGGGTCAAGATCACGGGAGTCACCATCCATTACGTCGACGACAAAATGGACCACGGCCCCATCATCGCCCAGGAGACGGTGCGGGTCGCGGAAGACGACACCCTGGAAACCCTCACCGAGAAGGTCCACAGGACCGAGCACCGCGTCTATCCCAAGGCCATCGCCCTGTTCGTCGAGAACCGGCTCAAGATCAAGGGCCGCAAGGTCAAGACCCTCGACAAACCCGCCCCCGTGGAGGAAGCCGCCCCGCCGGCCCCCGCCGCAGACACCGCCCCGCCGGCCGAGAAGACTTAA